DNA from Pseudomonas putida:
CAGGCACCCAGCTCGGACGGGCGGATGAACTTCTTGAAGTCATGGGTGCCGCGCGGCAGCATTTTCAGAATGTATTCGGCGCCGACGATGGCCAGCAGGTAGGCCTTGGGGTTGCGGTTGATGGTGGAGAAGAACACCTGGCCGCCAGGCTTGACCATGCGGTAGCAGGCGCGAATCACCGAAGACGGGTCGGGCACGTGCTCGAGCATTTCAAGGCAGGTGACCACGTCGAACTGTTCAGGCATTTCCTCGGCCAGCGCTTCGGCGGTGATCTGCCGGTATTCCACCTGCACGCCCGACTCCAGCTGATGCAGTTGGGCCACTGCCAGCGGTGCCTCGCCCATGTCGATACCGGTGACCGTGGCGCCGCGCAGGGCCATGGCTTCGCTGAGGATGCCGCCGCCACAGCCTACGTCCAGCACTTTCTTGCCGGCCAGGCTGGCCCGCTCGTCGATCCAGTTGACGCGCAGCGGGTTGATTTCGTGCAGCGGCTTGAACTCGCTTTCGCGGTCCCACCAGCGGTGGGCCAGCGCTTCGAACTTGGCGATTTCGGCGCGGTCGACGTTGCTCATTGAACAGTCCTCTGAAACTTCGCAAAATTGCGCCGGAGTATACCCGAGCGCTCAGCCCCAAGGGTCGCTATAATCGCCGGCTTTTGATATCCGAACGACAGGGAGAGGTGATGCGCGAGCGACTTTTGGCGGCGGAGAAGGTGACCGCGATCCGCTGGCAGGGCGGCGCCTTGCACCTGCTCGACCAGCGTCTGCTGCCGTCGCAAGAGCGCTGGCTGGCCTGCGACAATGTTGCGCAGGTGGCTGCGGCGATCCGCGACATGGTGGTGCGCGGGGCTTCGGCCATCGGCATTGCCGCCGCCTACGGCCTGGTGCTGGCCCTTGAAGAGCGGCTGGCCCAGGGTGGCGATTGGGAGATGGACCTGGAAGAAGACTTTCTCACCCTGGCCGAAGCGCGCCCCACTGCTGCCAACCTGTTCTGGGCGCTGAACCGCATGCGCGAGCGCCTGCTGCGCCTGCGAGCGGACGAAGACGTGCTCGCCGCGCTGGAAGCCGAAGCCGTGGCTATCCATGAAAGCGACCGTGAAGCCAACCTGACCATGTCCCAGCAAGGTATCGAGCTGATCCGTCGCCATCAGGGCAATGCCCAGGCCTTGCTCACCTACGGCAACGCCGGCGCCCTGGCCAGCGGCGGCTTTGGTACCGCACTGGGGGTTATTCGCGCCGGTTACCTGGAGGGCATGGTCGAGCGGGTCTATGCCGGCGAGACCCGTCCCTGGTTGCAAGGCTCGCGCCTGACCGCCTGGGAGCTGGCCAACGAAGGCATCCCGGTGACCCTGTGCGCCGATTCGGCGCTGGCCCACCTGATGAAGACCAAAGGCATCACCTGGGTGGTGGTGGGGGCGGACTGCATTGCCGCCAACGGCGACGTGGCCAGCAAGATCGGCACCTATCAGCTGGCGGTCAGCGCCATGCATCATGGTGTGCGGTTCATGGTGGTAGCGCCGAGCACCAGCATCGACCTGAACCTGGCCACGGGCGAGGATATCCCGTTGGAGGAGCGTGACGCCGACGAGTGGCTGGACTTTGGCGGTGCCCCGGCGGTGCCGGATGTCGAGGTGTTCAACCCGGTATTCGACGTGACCCCGGCCGACCTGATCGATGTGATCGTGACCGAGCGCGGCATCGTCGAGCGCCCGGATACTGCCAAGCTGGCCCAGCTGATTTGCCGTAAGCGGTTGCACTGATGCCTGTATTGCCTGTACCGCCGCGAAGAGGCCGGTACAGGCAATGAAAATTCAAGATTCAAACCCACCTGAGACCACCTGCCACATCTCCCCACCGCCCCCGCCTTTGTGATAACATCCGGCAGTTTCCAGGACCGCCCATCACGGCGGCCTTCATTGCGCAGATCCATGGCACAACTCATTGATTTGTCGTAAGTCGTCGCACCCATATGCGCTGCGGCGGCGAGCTTCGTTCGGCCCTTGATGGAGCTGCGAAGTTTCACCAGAAAAAGGAATCAGGCTTCTCATGGGCGAACTGGCCAAAGAAATCCTCCCGGTCAATATCGAAGACGAACTGAGACAGTCTTACCTCGACTACGCGATGAGCGTGATTGTCGGGCGAGCGCTGCCCGATGCGCGTGACGGCTTGAAGCCCGTGCATCGTCGCGTTCTCTATGCGATGAGCGAACTGGGCAACGACTGGAACAAGCCGTACAAGAAATCCGCCCGTGTGGTCGGTGACGT
Protein-coding regions in this window:
- the ubiG gene encoding bifunctional 2-polyprenyl-6-hydroxyphenol methylase/3-demethylubiquinol 3-O-methyltransferase UbiG → MSNVDRAEIAKFEALAHRWWDRESEFKPLHEINPLRVNWIDERASLAGKKVLDVGCGGGILSEAMALRGATVTGIDMGEAPLAVAQLHQLESGVQVEYRQITAEALAEEMPEQFDVVTCLEMLEHVPDPSSVIRACYRMVKPGGQVFFSTINRNPKAYLLAIVGAEYILKMLPRGTHDFKKFIRPSELGAWSRDAGLQVKDIIGLTYNPLTKHYKLNSDVDVNYMIQTLREE
- the mtnA gene encoding S-methyl-5-thioribose-1-phosphate isomerase, coding for MRERLLAAEKVTAIRWQGGALHLLDQRLLPSQERWLACDNVAQVAAAIRDMVVRGASAIGIAAAYGLVLALEERLAQGGDWEMDLEEDFLTLAEARPTAANLFWALNRMRERLLRLRADEDVLAALEAEAVAIHESDREANLTMSQQGIELIRRHQGNAQALLTYGNAGALASGGFGTALGVIRAGYLEGMVERVYAGETRPWLQGSRLTAWELANEGIPVTLCADSALAHLMKTKGITWVVVGADCIAANGDVASKIGTYQLAVSAMHHGVRFMVVAPSTSIDLNLATGEDIPLEERDADEWLDFGGAPAVPDVEVFNPVFDVTPADLIDVIVTERGIVERPDTAKLAQLICRKRLH